One window of the Bacillus sp. 2205SS5-2 genome contains the following:
- a CDS encoding ABC transporter substrate-binding protein → MKRWIHMLLALTLMAGIIAGCSSSNEANSDGGKKDSKVLKVWSFTDELQKGAIKTFEDKHDVKVELTIVPIADYPTKIKPVLESGVGAPDVFTGEVAFLKQWTERDYWENLSEEPYNVDEWEEDYIPYVYDLGKDSEGNVKALSWQTTPGGIFYRRSIAKDVLGTDDPTEIGNMMSTWDGLFEVGEKLKQEGVRLFPDEGAIRWFARGVDSTPWVDENKELVMTQAKLDYFDQAKQLRDKDYTAFAPEWSPSWFASMNGEIAYNGGWEEVKEDSGDKTEVFSYALPTWGLHSVLKPSGEDTAGDWAVTSGPNPYFWGGTWLGIYKGSDKKDLAFEFVKMMTHDEEFLTDWANETGDVLSYLPVTSKIKDDFNEDFLGGQNNYTFFLEQAKAIDAKAVTKYDQEIDTLLGAHVSEYVDGKKTKDEAIQDFYKAVKNAYPDIKTPK, encoded by the coding sequence ATGAAACGATGGATTCATATGCTTTTAGCTCTTACATTAATGGCAGGAATTATTGCTGGGTGTTCTTCAAGTAATGAAGCAAACTCAGACGGAGGTAAAAAAGATAGCAAAGTATTAAAGGTTTGGTCCTTTACAGATGAACTACAAAAAGGTGCAATTAAAACATTTGAAGATAAGCATGATGTGAAGGTGGAACTAACCATTGTTCCTATCGCTGATTATCCAACAAAAATCAAGCCCGTTCTTGAAAGTGGCGTTGGAGCACCAGACGTATTCACCGGAGAAGTTGCTTTCTTAAAACAGTGGACAGAGCGAGATTACTGGGAAAACTTATCTGAAGAGCCTTACAACGTAGATGAATGGGAAGAGGATTATATCCCATATGTATATGATTTAGGGAAAGATTCAGAAGGAAATGTTAAAGCATTATCTTGGCAGACAACTCCAGGTGGAATTTTCTATCGCCGTAGTATTGCTAAAGACGTGTTAGGTACAGATGATCCTACTGAAATTGGAAATATGATGAGCACGTGGGATGGACTGTTTGAAGTCGGAGAAAAGTTAAAACAAGAAGGAGTTCGCTTATTTCCTGATGAAGGAGCTATTCGCTGGTTCGCAAGAGGGGTAGATTCTACACCATGGGTGGACGAGAACAAAGAATTAGTCATGACTCAAGCAAAATTAGATTATTTCGATCAAGCAAAACAACTTCGTGATAAAGATTATACAGCATTTGCACCAGAATGGTCACCATCTTGGTTCGCTTCTATGAACGGTGAGATTGCCTATAACGGCGGATGGGAAGAAGTAAAAGAAGATTCTGGAGACAAAACAGAAGTATTCTCTTATGCTCTACCAACATGGGGATTGCATAGTGTTCTTAAACCAAGTGGAGAAGATACTGCTGGTGATTGGGCTGTTACATCTGGACCAAATCCGTATTTCTGGGGTGGTACATGGTTAGGGATTTACAAAGGATCGGATAAAAAAGATTTAGCGTTTGAATTCGTTAAAATGATGACACATGATGAAGAATTCTTAACGGACTGGGCGAACGAAACAGGAGACGTATTATCATATCTTCCTGTAACTTCAAAGATTAAAGATGATTTCAATGAAGATTTCTTGGGTGGACAAAATAACTATACATTCTTCTTAGAGCAAGCAAAAGCAATTGATGCAAAGGCTGTAACCAAATATGATCAAGAAATTGATACATTATTAGGCGCACATGTAAGCGAATATGTGGATGGCAAAAAGACGAAAGATGAAGCGATTCAAGATTTCTATAAAGCTGTTAAGAACGCCTATCCAGATATCAAAACACCTAAATAA
- a CDS encoding carbohydrate ABC transporter permease, with amino-acid sequence MKNINYKGYFFVAPFFLIFLVFNIYPVLLTFYYTFTHYEGYGSPEFIGLENYIRIFSDTYFYEAFFNTLKIWGLNFTLQLGIALLLAALFSDLRFRMKGLGFFRAIFYLPNLITISSVAILFNIMLDWQYGSINQFLLKLGIIGEPINWLNEPITAQVSVALILTWMWFGYTFIVLMAGVSGISKEYYEAALIDGANRWQTFTQITLPLLKPIMLYVLITSLIGGLQLFDLPMLITDGLGEPEGALNTLVLYLYNQAFRYNNYGYAATIAYALFLITVIFSAITFKSMYRDVKATKNRGK; translated from the coding sequence ATGAAAAACATCAATTACAAAGGTTATTTCTTTGTAGCACCATTCTTTTTAATCTTCCTCGTCTTTAACATTTACCCTGTTCTCCTAACTTTTTATTATACCTTCACACATTATGAAGGATATGGGAGTCCAGAATTTATTGGTCTAGAAAACTATATCCGAATATTTTCTGATACATATTTTTATGAAGCATTTTTTAACACCTTAAAAATTTGGGGATTAAACTTCACGTTACAGCTTGGGATCGCGCTACTACTGGCAGCTTTGTTCTCGGATTTACGCTTTAGAATGAAGGGGTTAGGATTTTTTCGAGCGATATTTTACTTACCGAATTTAATTACCATTAGCTCGGTTGCAATTTTATTTAATATTATGCTTGATTGGCAATACGGATCGATTAATCAATTTTTATTGAAATTAGGAATTATTGGCGAGCCAATTAACTGGCTAAATGAACCGATTACTGCACAAGTTTCGGTAGCCCTAATCTTAACTTGGATGTGGTTTGGTTATACGTTTATCGTGTTAATGGCCGGGGTGTCAGGTATTTCAAAGGAATACTACGAAGCTGCTTTGATCGATGGCGCAAACCGTTGGCAAACGTTTACACAAATTACATTACCTTTATTAAAACCAATTATGCTTTATGTGTTAATTACGTCTTTAATTGGTGGTTTGCAGTTATTTGACTTACCAATGCTGATTACAGATGGTTTAGGAGAACCTGAAGGCGCATTAAACACGTTGGTGTTGTATTTATACAACCAAGCATTCCGTTACAATAATTATGGCTACGCAGCGACGATTGCTTACGCGCTATTCTTGATTACTGTAATATTCTCAGCCATTACATTCAAATCCATGTACCGCGATGTAAAAGCGACGAAGAATCGGGGTAAATAA
- a CDS encoding glycoside hydrolase family 30 protein codes for MSKITMILTAKDTEDRLTEKEHLVFSENKQRNPVDIVVSLDETYQTMVGFGGAFTEAAAYTLAQMPKEKRQEAIESYFDEKKGLGYNIGRVHIHSCDFALENYTYVEENDQELATFDIARDHQWVIPMIKDAMKAKGGSIPLLASPWSPPAWMKSNQEMNNGGKLLPEFRDTWASYYTEFIKAYQKEDLDIWGISVQNEPAAVQVWDSCIYTAEEERDFVKNHLGPIMHEADLSDVNIIIWDHNRDLIVERASTVLEDPEAAKYVWGTGLHWYVSEEFENVGEVHHRFPDKHLLFTEGCQEGGVKLGEWFTGERYGRNMIGDLNNWVEGYLDWNLVLNEEGGPNHVGNLCDAPIIADTKTKELHYNSSFYYIGHFSKYIRPGAVRVKIENSSECIQTTGFLNEDGSVVVVAMNESDQATAFTMGYMEDVCETDLPPHSIATFIFTK; via the coding sequence ATGTCAAAAATAACCATGATTCTTACAGCAAAAGATACTGAAGATCGCTTAACAGAGAAAGAGCATCTAGTTTTTTCAGAAAACAAACAAAGAAATCCAGTAGATATTGTCGTATCTCTAGATGAAACCTATCAAACGATGGTTGGATTTGGAGGTGCCTTCACAGAGGCTGCAGCATATACACTTGCCCAAATGCCTAAAGAAAAACGCCAAGAAGCGATTGAGAGCTATTTTGACGAAAAGAAAGGTTTAGGGTACAACATAGGTCGAGTTCATATTCATAGCTGTGATTTTGCTCTAGAAAATTACACGTACGTGGAAGAGAATGATCAAGAACTAGCTACGTTTGATATTGCAAGAGACCATCAATGGGTGATTCCAATGATTAAGGATGCAATGAAGGCAAAAGGGGGAAGTATTCCGTTATTAGCTTCTCCTTGGAGCCCTCCTGCTTGGATGAAGTCGAACCAGGAAATGAATAATGGTGGAAAACTGCTTCCAGAGTTCAGAGATACATGGGCTTCTTATTATACGGAATTTATTAAAGCCTACCAGAAGGAAGACCTCGACATTTGGGGGATTTCGGTCCAAAACGAACCAGCAGCCGTTCAAGTGTGGGATTCGTGTATTTATACCGCCGAAGAAGAACGTGATTTTGTGAAAAATCATTTAGGGCCGATTATGCACGAAGCGGACTTATCGGATGTAAATATCATTATTTGGGACCATAACCGCGACTTGATTGTTGAGCGAGCTTCTACCGTTCTAGAGGACCCAGAGGCAGCGAAATATGTTTGGGGAACAGGTCTACACTGGTATGTGAGTGAAGAATTCGAGAATGTAGGCGAAGTTCATCATCGCTTCCCGGATAAACACTTATTATTTACCGAGGGCTGTCAAGAAGGTGGTGTAAAGCTAGGCGAGTGGTTTACAGGGGAACGTTATGGTCGAAATATGATCGGTGATCTCAATAATTGGGTAGAGGGTTACTTGGATTGGAACTTGGTTCTAAATGAAGAAGGCGGTCCGAATCATGTCGGCAACCTATGTGATGCCCCAATTATTGCCGATACGAAAACAAAGGAATTACACTATAATAGTTCCTTTTATTATATCGGCCACTTCAGCAAATATATTCGACCGGGTGCGGTACGGGTGAAAATTGAAAATAGTAGTGAGTGCATACAGACAACAGGATTCTTAAATGAAGATGGATCAGTTGTCGTCGTAGCGATGAACGAAAGTGACCAAGCAACTGCTTTTACGATGGGATATATGGAAGATGTATGTGAAACGGATTTACCTCCGCATTCAATCGCGACTTTTATTTTCACTAAATAA
- a CDS encoding helix-turn-helix transcriptional regulator, giving the protein MIRIVIKLLNNKRVTAKQLAEEFEVSVRTIQRDIDSINIAGIPVIFYKGAHGGYGLVEGYKLTSHFLNEIEHKLLMTSLYGVYSAYDDTQVKMLIEKFSVMRSTPLSTSPSSVQFDFSGWGPTSKRTKKIVYR; this is encoded by the coding sequence ATTATTAGGATTGTCATCAAATTATTAAACAATAAAAGAGTAACGGCCAAACAACTGGCTGAGGAGTTTGAAGTTTCAGTTCGAACCATCCAACGCGATATTGATTCGATCAATATCGCGGGAATCCCGGTGATATTCTATAAAGGTGCTCACGGTGGCTATGGCTTGGTAGAGGGCTATAAACTGACAAGCCACTTTCTAAATGAAATTGAACATAAGCTCCTGATGACCTCATTGTATGGAGTGTATTCCGCTTATGATGATACTCAAGTAAAAATGCTTATTGAAAAATTTTCAGTCATGCGGTCCACCCCCTTATCGACTTCCCCTTCCTCTGTTCAATTTGACTTCAGTGGGTGGGGTCCCACTTCAAAACGAACAAAAAAAATTGTCTACCGTTAA
- a CDS encoding carbohydrate ABC transporter permease yields the protein MNSKKNFKKIIIYTLLIVLAVISIIPFYMMIINATRDNKDIIMGFSFLPGSSLVENYKTMMDYVNIWIGFKNSLIVSVSVTILSGYFSALTAYGFAVYDFKGKKYLFLFMLLMMMVPGQLGLIGFYELNKVLGTLDTYIPLIVPAIASPFVVFFLRQYLATTLHPSLLEAARMDGAGELKIFHTVALPIMMPAVATMSIFTFIGSWNNYIVPLVVLFSPEKYTLPVLMGFLRGSQVAQNLGSLYLGIAISVVPIMVAFLFFSKYIISSISAGSIKG from the coding sequence ATGAATTCCAAAAAGAACTTTAAAAAAATAATCATTTATACATTATTAATTGTGCTAGCGGTGATCAGCATCATTCCATTCTATATGATGATAATCAATGCAACGAGAGATAATAAAGATATTATTATGGGTTTTAGCTTTCTTCCAGGCAGCAGTCTTGTTGAAAACTACAAAACGATGATGGATTATGTGAACATCTGGATTGGATTTAAAAATAGTTTGATTGTTTCAGTTTCGGTCACCATTTTAAGTGGCTATTTCTCGGCCTTAACTGCTTATGGATTTGCGGTATACGATTTTAAAGGGAAAAAATATTTATTCCTCTTTATGCTATTAATGATGATGGTTCCAGGGCAGTTAGGATTAATCGGGTTTTATGAATTAAACAAAGTACTAGGTACTCTTGATACGTATATCCCATTAATTGTTCCAGCAATTGCAAGTCCATTTGTCGTGTTCTTCTTACGACAATATTTAGCTACGACTCTTCATCCATCACTATTAGAGGCAGCTAGAATGGATGGGGCTGGGGAGCTTAAAATTTTTCATACGGTTGCATTGCCAATTATGATGCCAGCAGTAGCAACAATGTCAATCTTCACTTTTATTGGATCTTGGAATAACTATATTGTTCCATTAGTGGTGTTGTTCTCACCAGAAAAATACACACTTCCAGTTTTAATGGGATTCTTAAGAGGCTCTCAAGTAGCTCAAAACTTAGGTTCCTTGTATTTAGGGATTGCGATATCGGTTGTGCCAATTATGGTCGCATTCTTGTTCTTCTCTAAGTACATTATTAGCAGTATTTCAGCAGGATCTATTAAAGGATAA
- a CDS encoding LacI family DNA-binding transcriptional regulator, translating into MVTIYDIAKKTGFSVTTVSKAINNYSDVSEKTKKLILEAVEEMKYFPNSSARTLTTKKSWTIGVIFVESLGIGIKHPFFNEVIESFKQSVEVFDYDLLFASRNLPKHNKSYLDHFRYRGVDGVVVVCSNVEDKQVQELMKDAIPSVVIDLNSQTSSVVFSDNVTGSQLAVDYLYSLGHRKIAHIAGHEKTFAGQQRLKGYIESMKSLSLDVQEEYIVNGDYFSQEGGYRAMKKLLKLESRPTAIYASSDSIAIGAIEAIKDIGLDVPHDFSIIGFDDIALAQHVSPSLTTIKQQTDIIGQKAADLLLQQINQKEKVIEQIQVPVKLMVRNSCKRI; encoded by the coding sequence ATGGTTACAATTTACGATATCGCAAAGAAAACTGGTTTTTCAGTTACGACTGTTTCAAAAGCGATTAATAACTATTCCGATGTTAGTGAAAAAACGAAAAAGTTGATTTTAGAAGCTGTAGAGGAAATGAAATACTTTCCGAACTCGTCGGCTAGAACTTTAACAACGAAAAAATCATGGACTATTGGAGTTATTTTTGTCGAGTCACTTGGAATAGGGATTAAACATCCGTTTTTTAATGAAGTGATCGAGAGTTTTAAACAGTCTGTCGAGGTATTTGATTACGATTTACTTTTTGCTTCACGAAATCTGCCGAAACATAACAAAAGTTATTTAGATCACTTTCGTTATCGTGGTGTAGATGGGGTAGTGGTCGTATGTTCTAATGTAGAAGATAAACAAGTGCAAGAGTTAATGAAAGATGCGATTCCGAGCGTGGTTATTGACTTAAATAGCCAAACATCAAGTGTGGTATTTTCTGACAATGTTACTGGTAGTCAACTTGCCGTTGATTATTTATACTCATTGGGGCATAGAAAAATTGCTCATATTGCAGGACATGAAAAAACATTTGCAGGTCAACAACGATTAAAAGGTTATATTGAAAGTATGAAAAGTTTGTCGTTAGATGTTCAAGAAGAGTATATAGTGAATGGAGATTATTTCTCACAAGAGGGCGGATATCGGGCCATGAAGAAGCTTTTGAAGCTTGAATCTCGACCGACAGCCATTTACGCATCGAGTGATAGCATAGCCATAGGGGCAATTGAGGCGATTAAAGATATAGGCCTTGATGTTCCACACGATTTCTCGATCATAGGTTTTGATGATATTGCTCTTGCTCAGCATGTGAGCCCTTCTTTAACCACAATTAAGCAACAAACCGATATTATCGGTCAAAAAGCAGCCGATCTTCTTCTCCAACAGATTAATCAAAAGGAGAAAGTGATCGAACAAATTCAAGTACCAGTTAAACTTATGGTGAGAAATAGCTGTAAAAGAATTTAA
- a CDS encoding GH1 family beta-glucosidase has product MKHFSRNFIFGTATSSYQIEGATTADGRTPSIWDTFSKTPGKVLNGDTGDVACDHYNRVEEDIEIIKRLGVDSYRFSIAWPRVFPKQGQYNPEGMEFYKKLASGLLEAGIKPFVTIYHWDLPQWADDQGGWVNRASVDWFMEFAKKCFEELDEYVSMWITHNEPWCAALLGYHQGEHAPGHRNMDEAVRASHHILLSHGKAVQFYKETIQATKPIGITLNLSPIYAASDSANDLLAANNFDGYLNRWFLDPIFKGHYPMDMMNLYSKYVHSYDFIHAGDLDVISTPIDFFGINYYNRALIEYSAAEDFLFTSAYSDYEKSGMGWDIAPTEFKELIHRLRKEYTSLPIYITENGAAYDDVLEEDGRVHDAKRVDYIEKHLSAVAQLNEERMNIAGYYLWSMLDNFEWAFGYEKRFGITYVDFKTQERYLKDSAIRYAEIIKNRSI; this is encoded by the coding sequence ATGAAACATTTTTCACGAAATTTTATTTTTGGAACAGCCACGTCATCATATCAAATAGAAGGAGCAACAACAGCTGATGGTCGTACCCCTTCTATTTGGGACACTTTCTCAAAAACTCCGGGGAAAGTGTTAAACGGAGACACGGGGGATGTCGCTTGTGATCATTACAATCGAGTGGAAGAAGACATTGAGATCATCAAACGTCTCGGTGTAGATTCGTATCGATTTTCAATTGCGTGGCCACGTGTTTTTCCAAAACAAGGACAGTACAATCCAGAAGGTATGGAATTTTATAAAAAATTAGCTTCAGGTCTACTAGAAGCTGGAATTAAGCCTTTCGTCACTATCTATCACTGGGATTTGCCGCAATGGGCCGATGATCAAGGTGGTTGGGTAAACCGCGCTTCGGTCGATTGGTTTATGGAATTTGCTAAAAAATGTTTTGAAGAGTTAGATGAGTATGTTTCGATGTGGATCACTCATAATGAACCTTGGTGTGCAGCGTTACTTGGATACCATCAAGGCGAGCATGCTCCAGGGCACCGCAATATGGATGAAGCCGTTCGCGCGTCTCATCACATTCTTCTCTCACACGGAAAGGCCGTTCAATTCTATAAAGAAACGATTCAAGCGACAAAACCGATTGGCATCACACTTAACCTTTCACCAATCTATGCTGCTAGTGATAGTGCGAATGATCTGTTAGCTGCAAATAACTTTGATGGATATTTGAATCGCTGGTTTTTAGATCCAATCTTTAAAGGTCACTATCCAATGGATATGATGAACTTGTACTCCAAGTACGTTCATTCCTATGACTTTATCCATGCTGGAGATTTAGACGTAATTTCTACACCAATCGATTTCTTTGGTATTAATTATTATAATCGTGCCCTAATAGAATATTCAGCTGCAGAAGATTTCTTATTCACGTCAGCTTACTCAGATTATGAAAAGTCTGGAATGGGGTGGGATATAGCACCAACCGAGTTTAAAGAATTAATTCATCGACTTCGAAAAGAATATACTAGTCTACCAATTTACATTACAGAAAACGGTGCAGCTTATGACGATGTACTAGAAGAAGATGGTCGTGTTCATGATGCTAAAAGAGTAGACTATATTGAAAAACATTTGTCTGCTGTTGCTCAATTGAATGAAGAGCGTATGAATATTGCTGGTTATTATCTGTGGTCGATGCTGGATAATTTTGAATGGGCATTTGGTTATGAGAAGCGATTTGGCATTACGTATGTAGATTTTAAAACACAAGAAAGATATTTAAAGGATAGTGCAATAAGATATGCAGAGATTATCAAAAATCGTTCCATATAA